GATTGCTCCATTTAAAGAGCGAACTTTTTATCCTATGTAATGTTTGGATTTCAACAGGTTATGTTCAGCACTGATGGCATCGCATTTGCTGAAACCTTTTATTTAGGTTTGTTCTgaattctttttgtttttattatttaaatcttGTATCATTAGAACATGATATGACAAGGAAATACTTACTTCAGAAGTAGCAAGGAAGGCAATTAAACAATTTGTCGAATATatttaaaagaaatgaaaatctTGTTTGATGAGGTGCGGGAAAAAAAACTTAAAGAGGCACATTTATCACCTTGATCAAGGAAATAATTCCTTCAGAAGCTATAAGGAAGGGAAAAAAAGGTTATTGTGAGACAATAATATCCAGCTTGGGTTGCAAGTTGTTAtattgagttatcttatcggaTAAATCGATAATCTAATCGATAATGATCGATAATAGATTAACTGATACTCGATAATCGATATCTTAttggttcggttatcggtttatcaaatTTATAAACCGATaactaggggtgggcattcggtcggttcggttcggtttgaATAAATTCGGTTCAGTTATTCGGTTTTCGGTTTTGTAAATACGATAACCGAAACCGAACTGAAATAAGTTCAGTTCAGTTCGGTTTTTTAAATTTCAGTTCGGTTAATTTTGGGTCGGTTTTCGGTTTGAACATTATCATATTGGGTTGGGCTTATTCTGCTTAATAATTGGACTAATTTGTTGGTTGTTTCCAAAATTTTGGACTTTTTGAATGTGTTAAGTCATAAATATGTTCTTTTCAGTGTAAGCCTGGATTTTTGAACTGTGGATGAGATGACCGAAAAAGGAGCAATTCATCAATTAAACATAACCAAAGGATGCTGCTAATTACACGGTTTACACCTCTACTTGGTCCATACAAGATCCCACAATCATACAAATAAATATAAACTAGGGAGTAGGGATTAGTAGTTACAACCAAAAGAGCACTACATTACAGAACCAAAAAACCAAAATAGCTATGCTGCTTTGCTGCCACTGGTTACAAGTTACAGCCATGGCCCATGAGAGAACAAAAAACTTAGAATCTATGCTACTTTGCTGCCATTGTTTAGTACAAGCATATTACATAACCAAAAGAGTAATCCAAAAGTTAGAAAGTTTTCATGCTGCTGAACAGCTGAAGTCTCAAAACCAGAGAAATAATTACATTAAGTAGCATGAAACAAGTGAAGTCTATTTACTATAGCATCACTTCCATCTAGGCGCCATGATCAAACCTTTGCAACAAAAGACATAATTATAGGTCAAAAACACAATTGATTTATAATAAAGTATATCAATGTTATATCTTCAAATATACAGAAGGCTATCAACTTACCAGTTACCACACATGGTACATGTTGCAACTATATGTCAATAATAGTTGAATCTTTTGCACTATCAGCCAGATCTAAGGAAAATATAGAAGAAAACTTTGTCATGCATCATCAGTGTTAAGTAAACTATTTGTAATATAATAAAGGAAAGACACAAAATAATTACCAAGTTCTAGTTGTTCTAGATACTCCAAGTCTTCCTCAACTTTAATAGGAATAGGTTCACTTCTAAGCCAATCTTGAAGACAAATAAGAGATTGCACCAGTTTAGGCGTCAACGAACTCCTGAACGAGTCAAGAATGCGACCTCCCGTGCTGAATGCACATTCAGATGCAACACTTGAAATAGGAATGACTAATACATCACGAGCCATCTCCGCAAGAATGGGAAATCTAGGCTCATTCATTTTCCACCACTTTAAGATTTTAAAGTCATCTGTTTCAGGCTCAAGATCTTCAGCAAGATATCTTTCTAATTCTGATTTAGTACCTAAACCTCCGGTCACTTCCTTATGTTTCTCAAATTCTAATTTTGTTCTCATTGTTCCTCTTTTTAAAAAGCTACCATAACCACTGACAGTAGTTGTTGTGTTTCCAGATGAAGCAGATGATGTTcctattgaattttttttaacatAATAATCAAACAAAGAATCCATATAATTTTTCACCTCTAAAATCaatttttccctttgttttctccAAACATCCTCACAATTGCAAAAGGAACATATTCAAGCTTGTTACAGGGATCCAAAATTGATGCAATAAAGATCATCTTGTTCATTTTTTCAGGTTCACCCCAATActtgacaaatttttctttcatttttttgccATTTCTTTCAAACTAGTATCTTCATGTTCCATCCACTCTTTCAATATAAGATCAAGCTCACAAATTTCAACAAAATGCACATTGGAAGTGACATAAATAGAACCAGAAACCCTCAAAGTAAGCAAATAAAAAGCTTCAAGAAATTTTACCATTGTTCTCACATTATCCCAGTCAACACTTGTGAGATCACCTGCACTAGTTCCATCTTCACAAACATAGGTACGAAGATGATGCAACAATCCAATATCAAAGAAACTATATTTGTCAAAGGCAAGCTCAAATTGTTGTGTTGTGTCTAACATCATGTATGTAGAGTTCCATCGAGTTGAAACGTCTAAGCATAATGATCTCTTAGAAGTTAACTTTTGAGATTCACAACATTCTTTAAACTTTCTAATCCTAGCGGGAGATTGTCTAATGTATCTCACAGCTTGTCTAACTCTCTTGATAGAAACACCAATTTCTTTCAACCCATCTTGTACAATGAGATTAAGTATGTGAGCCATACATCTAACATGCAGGTGTTTACCATTCATTATATTAGTTCCCCAGGTAGTCAATTGTTTAGACACTTCTCTTACTGTGACATCATTGGAACTAGCATTATCTACAGTTATAGTAAATACATTTTCCAACCCCCAatcaagcaaacaattagtaATTACCGATGCCATATCATCACCCTTATGACTAGAGATAGGACAAAAGTTTATTATCCTTTTATGCAATTTCCAATCTCTGTCAATAAAGTGAGCAGTAAGACACATATAGGTTTATTCTTTGTATAGAAGTCCAAGTATCTGTTGTAAGACAGATTTTAGGACGTGCTTCATTGAAGGAATTCTTCAAACTATGTCTTTGTTCACAATAAAGTTCATAACAATCTCTTGTCAATGTTCTACGAGAAGGAATTTGAAATTGAGGCATTGTGACTCCCATAAACTTCTTAAATCCTTCCTTTTCAACAAAACTAAATGGCAGTtcatccaaaattatcatttgagCTAAAGCTTTCCTACTAAGTGCTTGATCAAATTTCCAAGTGGTAAGCACCCCTTCATTTGCCCCATTTGAAGCTAGTAGAAAACTGATTTGTGTTTGACTATTATCCATGATACGGGgcattttgggacacttaatgaGATGATTGTTCATTGATGTAGTACCATTACCTTTCGTAGCAGCAGCATAAGTTTTTTGACAGTAGTTACATTTTGCTCTTTTAGCTCCACTAGGATcatcatatttctcaaaatgTTTCCAAGCATCAGATCTAGGTTGCATCACTTTCCTTTTCTTTGGAGCTTCATCAGGACTGTCTGGACTGAGACCTTCAGTATTAGGTATGCTATCATTCGAACCCCCACCTTCGCAGGTTTCGCTTACCCTACTTCTATTTTCTTCCATCTACAAAAAAGAATACCAACATAACAATAAAATACTGAGCAGTGATACAAACATAATACATAACAATAAAATACTGAACAATACGATGGTGATGAAATTGATGCAATGTTGCATCAAACACAAGTACACAACTCTCAGTGAGTATGACCCATGTAATGTAATGAGTATGACCTTGCTTAAAAAAAATTACTGACCAGTGagcttttcttgttttaataacaAGTTAGAACCTCTCAACTCAACAACACTAAAATCAACAAATATTACAAGAAAATGGACATCACATTCAAGAGTCAAGACTCAAGACTTCTTTCTATGTTGCATGCATCTTTAAGTCTTTAAATACTAACTTTTcataggaaaaaaataaaaaataaactgaaaCAAGAGAAAGAAGAGAAGATCGGCGAGGGTCGAGGAGTAGAGaacacaaaaaaagaagaaatgagcgAAATATAACAAAAATTAACCTTACCTTCCACAAGAAATTTGACGACAATGATAGATCCCTAGCGTATTTGGGAAAACCACCACTCCACCAGTTTATCAATGGAACCCCTAGCGTATTTGGGGAATTGGGGGGGAGGAACTGCCGAACTGAGAAGTGAGAAGTGAAGTGAGAAGAGAAGGGAGAAATAAAAGCCCTAGCTGCCTAACTGCCTAAGAAAGTAAGAATGGGAAAAGAAAAGGAGATGATCAGCTGATGCCTGATGGGCAATTGGGTATTTGGGTTTGGGATGGGCTGATTTTAATGGAACATAAACTTGGGCCTTAGCCTATATAAGTATGGAAGAGCTGAATTCAGTTGGGACTTGGGCTGATTTCAATGGAACTTAAAATTGGGCTTAGGCCTATATAGCCTATAAAAAATCCATGTAGTATTAGTTCGGTTTTTCGGTTAACCGAAAAATATAAATCAATAACCGACAACCGAACCGAAAAActgaattttaaaaattttaatttgaaaCCGACCGAAAAAACCGAATAACCGAAaccgaaatttaaaaaaaattggttcGGTCGGTTTTTTCGGTTCAAACtgatatatgcccacccctaccGATAACCGATATTCTAAACCGATAATATTaataaccgaaccgaaccgaccgatgtcCACCCCTATTCTCACGGGGACATCTATGCATTCCCTATTCATATGCCCGAACCACCTCAACCTCGTTTCTCGCATCATATCTACCACAGAGGCCACTCCACCCTCATTTAAAAAGGTGCACTCATTAATCATCCTATCAATATGATAGTTTGAGCTTGAgtgcatatatgtatatatacttaAATATTTTAAGACTATGATATTAATTCACATGTTCTAGTGAGAGGAGGGCATGTATTCACGTAAATCCGAAACTCCAAATACGCCACTGCATATGGACCACCCGCATGTGTAAATTTGTGGTATCTGACCAAGATAAGTGCCACATCACGAAATTCAAAGAAGAGGAAGTTACGAAGTACTAATCAACAACGTCACTATACCCATCACCCACCCAACAAGGCAACTTATAGACCTAAAACGAACTAACATGGCTATGCCATTCACTTAAACCCTACCAAACAGAATAAAAATGACACTCACGTTATTGTTGTCCCGAAGGTTTGCCCTATAGTAGTATCCACATTTTCACTCATACAATCCGTTCGATGATTCTGTATCCTCATTTATATCCTTAATCTAAGGCTACAATTCGTCCCAACCGGCGCGAAGAAGAATCAGAATTCGGGTACTTTTTGAGGAAGCAAAAAATGAAACCATGTGAGGATGTGACGATCACTTTGTTTCTTTTCCATTTGGGAAGTTTAAAGCACAAATGCAAGGCCTTTCATTTGAGGGCCAGAGGCATGTGTCGAGTTTGTCATGTGGACGAGTGGCGGTCTACGATTTGGCGTGTCAGCGCGGGTGGATTTTCCTTAGAACGTGTTGTCATCATCTCTTCTAATATTGGTTTGTGGAGTCACGGCGAGGTTTGCGGCCAATAAATATTGTAATATtgaggaaattgaggaagagttTTGATTTGTTAGGCATTTTTAAATTGAGGTAGTTATCACCGATAAGTTGTGGTGAAGTGATAAGTACTTTATTCTTAACAAGAGATATGCAGTTCGAGCTTTAGGTATGAAGTTATCTTTATTAGAGATTGATTTACCTTAACGTGGAATTTTCTAgcacaaaataaaatttaatcATGCCTCAATGCAGATACCGGACAAAATACTAAAAGAAGAAGTTGGGGTATAGCTAACCAGAGTTGGGACCCCATTTGGACCATCAAACTTTGAATTATAGAGATCAAAAGCATGTGCTAGCTAGTGTCATGTATGATCATCTAAGGTGTCTTTTTCTTAGCGATTAATGAAGCGAGAATGGATAAGACTTTTAAGTGATTTTATTAGCATTATGGTAACTAACAGCTAACTCGCACTTTGTGGTGATGAGACGTAAAAGTCTCTTTTCTTACTAATGAGGTGGGAATTTAATTCCTAAAAGTTTGAACTAGTTTAAATAAATGGAAATGAATAGGATACATTGTgaatttttaaaattcaaacaaGCCAATGAAGTTTTAATACCCACAGTAGTTTATCAAGTAGGTAGATTTTATTTAAGACTTACAAACCTAACTCAAAATCACCATAACTGTGTTATGAAAGAGAGATAAAAAAGTTGATTTTTTTTCAAGGTTAATTTCTttaaaattaatttggagaatttCGTTTTCTTGGGTCCCCCTTAGAATTTTACAGTGGTGAATGATCTAATACTACCCCTTAAATTATGGAATCATATGCAAACGAAATTTTGGTCTCGTAAGAAATGGAAATCAATTagtaaatttagaacttcaaaaAATTGGAAGGATATCTTGAATTTTAATTAAATGACTTGATATAACATTCTTTCCCTTCTATTTTATTCCCAGTACTTGGATCCCCTCCCTCCCCCTTCCCTTACTaaaacaattttttaaaaacaaaaggaGGAACAACTCTACTTTTGCGATTTTGTACTATAATTATAAGATACTAATAagtaattaaataagaaaaaaccATTCTTGACAGTTTCTTTTAGTTGGAAGTTACAGTGACCtcactacaaaaataatagagcaacaaattaaaagaaagaaaacaagcagacataaaagagaaaagagaataaTGCATAGATTGCTTGTTACTAAAGGGTAAAATCAAGACAAATGATAAAGGTCCCATGCAATCTGGTAACTTTATATGCGTGATGCCAATGATTTCTCATAAACAAATATGGTAAAGTCTTCCTTTGGTAGAATCACTATAATATTCGCATATGTGCGTGGACACATAGCATGCCATTCACTAATCATTTCTCCTTTTTCGATATTAAAGGACGCAACCACCTATATAAATGTttaaataacagaaaataacatCTCAAATTTTAAACTTTGAACGAATTAAAGAGAACAATAAAAGAAAATTGATATGGCAGTTTTCCCACCCAAAATTAAATGGAAACACAATTTTTGCAGCTAAAGCCCCGAGTGACATAATTACGGTCGGTGACATTTGCTATACACCGCTGGTCAATTTCTCTATCATTACTGCTTAGAAACGTCGTGTGCAAAGTAAACAAGAAGCCAAAAAAATGTGCACACAAATTTATAATGGGCGGATTTATAGATAAATATATAAGGCCTGTAAACTTAAGGTCATTTCGTCAAATTAGGtaatttatatacatattttttagAATTAGTCTAGTATTCTTTGTCGGCAGTGCACTTAGTTGAATGTGAAGTTATTAACTTAGAGGACCAGGGATAGAATTCACTtaatacttcttttttttttctttatttagtggTGCACCCATATTATAAAAATCTTAAACCCTTCTCTACAGACAATAGCTTATTTTCTCTTAGTGTTACACCCCAGAATTGCATCTTTTGCATGTACATATGTAGTTACAAATGGAAATTATTTTCCAATTTCTATCCAAAAAAGAGAGTAATTTCTAGGTAATATAAATTAGATTTAGCTTTTTCTTTCTATTCTTCAGGATTTTACGATCCAATAATAAGCAAAATTTCAGTTCGCATGGATCGGCCTGTTAGAATATCATAATGGAGAACGGGAACGAGTATCTATGTATGCATGCAGCCCTTAATTATTATTCGTACACATTATTCAATGGCATAGAAATCGCAAATGAATTTGATTATAATATATAACTTGCATGCGGGAAAGGAGATATGGGCTCTATATGGCGAACTAGTTTCCTTAATGTGTAATTGTGTATAGAtaaatttcatttcaaaaatattaaagaatATATGAATGTctagattttcttttttttttctttctaaaagaaGTACACATTGACCATGGCAGTCAAAGCGAAAATTTGCCCTTTAGCTCTTTAGCCCATAAGGGCAAATCGAATCACTTTGGTAATGAAAGGGGTAGAAACGAGACATTCTTTTAATGGATGACAAAGTTGTTCCATTTTGCATAATTTAGAGGTGTATCACACCTGGGTGCGAAGCCACATATCTTAAATGATGGTTTAACTGAAAATTACATTgcatatataggtaaaatattaggttTTAGAGGTATAGAACATATATTGAATACTCTTTGCGGGAGAATTTTTTCActtatttcaagtttgaacacccttaaAAAAATTCCTAATTTCGGCACTGATCACACCTTCTCGATTACGGTCCTTTTGGAACCCTACGTAAATACATAATACTCAGCTTTTTTGGATCCTTTGCCTATTGTTTATTTGACAGACTAGACTATCCATCATTATGCTGAGTAAAAAGACAATAAGAGAGAAAAAGACAATaagagagagaagaagaagaagatattgTACTGTTTACATGTCAGGTAGGAATGCTTGCTTAACGGACAAAAACTACCATAGTCCAATCTAGCCTCTATAGGTAAGAGAGGAATCTCCGTAAAACATGTAATCACAAAGATAAAAGTGACCCTACCTCTAACCTCTTTTGTTTAATCAACGCTAATTTCTCCAGCTTTTCTCTCTTTATAAACTCCTTCATTTCCCTCTCTTTTCTTCCCAAGCCCAAATAACTTTATATTTCCTCTGTTCTCTAGATAACCCTCACTGAGTTCGTCTAGAGACAAAGCTAATTACAGACAAACAACAGACAAATATGGgctctatttctctttctttcctCTTCCTCTTGTCTTCACTTCTCCTTCTCCCGTCCCTCATTGCCTCCTCCTCTTCCCTATCTGATCCTCAAGCTGTTGTAGATGAAGTACATAGGTACGTACATTTTGCTTCCTTCACATTAATTTCATTTATTTTAACCCACACTGGCCAAGGGTATgtcggaaacaacctctttatcttAGGTTTGTGTACATACTACCCTTCCAAACCCCACTTATGAGATTACACTAGGTTTGCAATTACATTTTAGTCCCACATTATGTATGTCTAGACAAGACTAACGTTATTTTAGCTAGCACATGTTATTATATGTATACATAGCTCGAACACAAAATAATGACTCATATAGTACGTTAACAAGATTTAACAAAATTTTTTTGTTTGGAAAATGCAGGAGCGTAAATGCTTCAAGAAGGAACTTAGGCTATCTATCTTGTGGTACCGGAAATCCTATTGATGATTGCTGGCGTTGTGATCCGAACTGGGAGAAGAACCGCCAACGGTTAGCTGATTGCGCCATTGGCTTTGGCAAAAACGCCGTTGGCGGTAGAGACGGTAAAATTTACGTGGTCACCGACTCAGGTGACGACGATCCTGTCAACCCAAAGCCGGGGACTCTCCGTCATGCTGTAGTCCAAACTGAACCGTTGTGGATAATTTTTGCTAGGGATATGGTTATCCAATTAAAAGAAGAACTTATTATGAACTCATTCAAAACAATTGATGGAAGAGGTGCGAGTGTACATATTGCGGGCGGTCCATGTATAACAATACAGTACGTGACGAATATTATTATACATGGAATTCACATACATGATTGTAAGCAAGGAGGGAATGCTATGGTGCGGAGCTCCCCATCGCATTACGGGTGGAGAACTATTTCTGATGGTGATGGAGTGTCGATATTTGGTGGGAGCCATGTTTGGGTGGACCATTGCTCTTTGTCTAACTGCAAAGACGGCTTGATTGACGCCATTATGGGGTCCACAGCTATTACAATTTCTAATAATTTCATGACTCACCATGATAAAGTTATGCTCTTGGGACACAGTGATTCTTATGTTCAAGACAAGAATATGCAAGTTACCATTGCTTTCAATCACTTTGGGGAAGGCCTTGTCCAAAGAATGCCAAggtaaaaaattttaaaaagtaaATGATCACTATACACAATATTTCTTTTAACGATTTAAGTTCCATATATCGAAAGTGTAAAAGAAACGGAGGCTTAGCATAACTGATATATTTGCTGTCATATGATTAAGGGGTCACGGTGGGAACAACCTCTTATAAAAATGCATGCTAAGACTAAATAGACCTCGTGCATAGCAAAAACCTATTGCACCGAATTGTCTTTTATATCGAAAGTGTAAAAAAAATTTATACTAACAATGGATTTTAACTTGTAGTCATTTTATTTATCTGCAACTACTTTATGGCATATGATTTTATAAATAACTTTTTAGCTGTTTTTAAGTGGTGCGCGTGTTAAGCAAAGGACACACCAAAATTTGGTTGTGTATTCCAAATGACGAAAAAACAGTAGTTAGATTTAGAGTGGGGTATGTTTGTACAGTGTATGTAGAATTTAAAGAATTGTTGGCTTTTTGGAATATGCAGATGTAGACATGGTTATTTCCATGTGGTGAACAATGACTACACCCATTGGGAAATGTATGCAATTGGTGGAAGTGCTAGTCCCACCATCAATAGTCAAGGCAACAGATTTCTTGCCCCTGATATTAGGTTTAGCAAAGAGGTCAGTATTACTTGTTTTAATAAATTTCTCCAACTTAGGTTTTACACTTTTTTGCTTTAGAAAATATTTACTGGAATAATATATATGTAGGTAACAAAACATGAGGATGCACCAGAGAGTGAATGGAAGAATTGGAATTGGAGAACAGAAGGGGATTTAATGTTAAATGGTGCATATTTCACACAATCAGGAGCTGGAGCCAAATCATCAAGTTATGCTAAGGCTTCAAGTTTAAGTGCAAGACCTTCTTCTTTGGTCAGCAATTTAGTATCTGGTTCTGGCGCTCTCAATTGCCGAAAGGGTTCTCGTTGCTGATTAAGGGAAATTATTTAACTTGGTCTTATTTTTCTAAGGTTtggttttagaaaaaaaaaattaaaaatgatatgatttgaagaaaaaccatGTAATGAAGGAGGAAAATTAAAGAAAGGGACAGAAAGTGTAGTAAGTCCTAATATATGACTAGGGACGTTGCACTTTTATTGTCTTCTTGCCTCCCttcatttttttttaccttttttttgtttttatttttaccctttttgaCTTGATTGTCAAATACAACCTCGGTCTGCCATTCTCAGCAGTTGGGACTTCATGCGGTTCTGTTGGTTTTAGATTTTAGAGAAAGGCAAGTTCAGAAGTGTTGATATATACATcaatatatgtatttatttttgAATCTTGT
This sequence is a window from Nicotiana sylvestris chromosome 3, ASM39365v2, whole genome shotgun sequence. Protein-coding genes within it:
- the LOC138886941 gene encoding zinc finger BED domain-containing protein RICESLEEPER 2-like — encoded protein: MEENRSRVSETCEGGGSNDSIPNTEGLSPDSPDEAPKKRKVMQPRSDAWKHFEKYDDPSGAKRAKCNYCQKTYAAATKGTSSASSGNTTTTVSGYGSFLKRGTMRTKLEFEKHKEVTGGLGTKSELERYLAEDLEPETDDFKILKWWKMNEPRFPILAEMARDVLVIPISSVASECAFSTGGRILDSFRSSLTPKLVQSLICLQDWLRSEPIPIKVEEDLEYLEQLELDLADSAKDSTIIDI
- the LOC104214546 gene encoding probable pectate lyase 18; protein product: MGSISLSFLFLLSSLLLLPSLIASSSSLSDPQAVVDEVHRSVNASRRNLGYLSCGTGNPIDDCWRCDPNWEKNRQRLADCAIGFGKNAVGGRDGKIYVVTDSGDDDPVNPKPGTLRHAVVQTEPLWIIFARDMVIQLKEELIMNSFKTIDGRGASVHIAGGPCITIQYVTNIIIHGIHIHDCKQGGNAMVRSSPSHYGWRTISDGDGVSIFGGSHVWVDHCSLSNCKDGLIDAIMGSTAITISNNFMTHHDKVMLLGHSDSYVQDKNMQVTIAFNHFGEGLVQRMPRCRHGYFHVVNNDYTHWEMYAIGGSASPTINSQGNRFLAPDIRFSKEVTKHEDAPESEWKNWNWRTEGDLMLNGAYFTQSGAGAKSSSYAKASSLSARPSSLVSNLVSGSGALNCRKGSRC